The following is a genomic window from Hymenobacter chitinivorans DSM 11115.
GTTTTGCCGGCGGCCGGCGGCATATTCCTCTTCCCTGCAAGCTTACGAAGTAGTGCCAAGGCTAGCCCGTTTGCCCCCGACGGCCTGACACCTGGGCACGCCGCCGTGAAAACCTGACTGGGAATAGGGCTAAAACGTGTTCATTCTGTCAGGTTCGGGGAGGCTGGCACAAGAAGTGTTGCCTGCCGCACAGGTTCATTTCAACCAACCCTTTCAACCAAAACGAACAATATGTCACTAAGCATGAAACCGCTGGCTGACCGCGTCATCATTGCACCGGCTGCTGCTGAGGAGAAAACCAAATCGGGTATCATCATCCCCGATACAGCAAAAGAGAAGCCCCAGCGTGGCGAAGTAGTGGCTGTAGGCGAAGGCAAAGTGGCCGACAGCGGTACCGTAATTCAGCCCCAGGTAAAAGTGGGTGACCAGGTACTGTACGGCAAATACGCCGGCACGGAAATCACCGTCGATGGCCAGGATTACCTGATCATGCGCGAGTCGGACATTTTCGCTGTCCTGTAAACCACCCTTTCCTTTCCGAAATCATCCTCTCTGATTAAATACGATGGCTAAGAACATCCAATTCGATACCGACGGGCGCGACAAACTGAAGCGCGGCGTAGACAAACTGGCGAATGCCGTGAAAGTAACCCTGGGCCCGAAAGGCCGCAACGTGGTTATCGACAAGAAATTCGGCGCGCCCACCATTACCAAGGACGGTGTAACCGTTGCCAAAGAAATTGAGCTGAGCGACCCAATCGAGAACATGGGTGCCCAGTTGGTGAAAGAAGTAGCCTCCAAAACCGCCGACCAAGCCGGTGATGGCACCACTACCGCTACCGTACTGGCCCAGGCTATCTACGCCGCCGGCTCGAAGAACGTAGCCGCCGGTGCCAACCCGATGGACCTGAAGCGCGGTATCGACAAGGCCGTGAAGGCCGTGGTTGAGAACCTGAAAGCGCAGTCTAAGAAAATCGAGAACTCCTCGGAAATTGCCCAGGTAGGCGCTATTTCGGCCAACAA
Proteins encoded in this region:
- the groES gene encoding co-chaperone GroES, yielding MSLSMKPLADRVIIAPAAAEEKTKSGIIIPDTAKEKPQRGEVVAVGEGKVADSGTVIQPQVKVGDQVLYGKYAGTEITVDGQDYLIMRESDIFAVL